A genomic window from Candidatus Delongbacteria bacterium includes:
- the carA gene encoding glutamine-hydrolyzing carbamoyl-phosphate synthase small subunit yields the protein MSQSALLALEDGSLFHGISVGAPVRRCGEAVFNTAMTGYEEILSDPSYSGQLVCLTAAHIGNTGMTLADLESAGSHCAGLIIRNLSLHSSSWRSRLELPTWLEQAGLPAIAGVDTRRLTRLLSSHGSQRACLVCDGNMDPARAVDEARRSPSMEGLNLASAAGTPLALQWSTGSGSPQGTASTPDGGGLRVVVLDLGAKQQMLRRLVDRGCSLVVVPPSTPADTILALEPDGVLLSNGPGDPAACHQEIATVRQLLDLRLPLFGICLGHQLLALAAGARTRKLAFGHHGANHPVRDEATGEVWITSQNHGFCVDEEGLPDTLQVTQRSLFDGSIQGIRCTSQPAFGFQGHPEACPGPRDADRLFDRFVVAMSEFRRARHGQSTAQGRA from the coding sequence ATGTCACAATCCGCATTGCTTGCCCTGGAAGACGGCAGTCTGTTCCACGGCATTTCCGTCGGTGCGCCCGTCCGTCGCTGCGGCGAAGCCGTGTTCAACACGGCGATGACGGGCTACGAGGAAATCCTCTCGGACCCCTCCTATTCGGGCCAGCTGGTCTGCCTGACGGCGGCCCACATCGGCAACACGGGCATGACCCTGGCGGACCTGGAAAGCGCCGGCAGCCACTGCGCCGGGCTGATCATCCGCAATCTCAGCCTGCACTCCTCCAGCTGGCGCTCGCGGCTGGAACTGCCCACCTGGCTGGAACAGGCAGGCCTGCCCGCGATCGCGGGAGTGGACACGCGCCGCCTGACCCGCCTGCTCAGCAGCCACGGCAGCCAGCGCGCCTGTCTGGTGTGCGACGGCAATATGGACCCGGCCCGGGCCGTGGACGAAGCGCGCCGCAGTCCGTCGATGGAAGGCTTGAACCTGGCTTCCGCCGCGGGCACACCTCTGGCCCTGCAATGGAGCACGGGCAGCGGGAGTCCGCAAGGGACTGCCAGCACGCCCGATGGCGGTGGACTGCGCGTGGTGGTGCTGGATCTGGGCGCCAAGCAGCAGATGCTGCGCCGACTGGTGGATCGCGGCTGTTCGCTGGTGGTGGTGCCGCCGTCCACGCCCGCCGACACCATTCTGGCCCTTGAGCCCGATGGGGTGCTGCTGTCCAACGGACCGGGCGATCCCGCCGCCTGTCATCAGGAAATCGCCACCGTGCGCCAGTTGCTGGACCTGCGGCTTCCGCTCTTCGGCATCTGCCTGGGCCATCAGCTGCTGGCGCTGGCCGCCGGTGCACGCACCCGCAAACTGGCCTTCGGCCACCACGGGGCCAACCATCCCGTGCGCGACGAGGCCACTGGCGAGGTCTGGATCACCAGTCAGAACCACGGGTTCTGTGTGGACGAGGAAGGGCTGCCGGACACACTGCAGGTGACCCAGCGCAGTCTCTTTGACGGCAGCATCCAGGGAATTCGCTGCACATCGCAACCAGCCTTCGGCTTTCAGGGCCACCCCGAAGCCTGCCCGGGCCCCCGTGATGCCGACAGACTCTTCGACCGGTTCGTGGTCGCCATGAGTGAATTCCGCCGTGCGCGCCATGGCCAGAGCACCGCGCAAGGGAGGGCCTGA
- the carB gene encoding carbamoyl-phosphate synthase large subunit: MPARKDISSILLIGAGPIVIGQACEFDYSGTQAVRALKEEGYRVILANSNPATIMTDPELADATYIEPLTWRRLAEIIEREKPDALLPTMGGQTALNLTLELEAHGVLAMHGVELIGASARAIRTAEDRELFRDAMDRIGLASPVSRMARTMAEAESARQHFGLPCVIRPSFTLGGSGGGIARSPEEFREICARGLQASPTSELLIEESLLGWKEFELEVVRDRADNAIIVCAIENLDPMGVHTGDSITVAPPMTLTDREYQGLRDASIAVLREIGVDTGGSNVQFAVNPRDGRAVVIEMNPRVSRSSALASKATGFPIARVAAKLAIGYTLDELKNELTGGRTPASFEPSLDYVVVKAPRFAFEKFPAARASLGTQMSSVGEAMALGGSFAEALQKALRSLESGLEGLDERPCPTPDSAGHWPRPLLESCITVVGPERLLFVAQALREGWSVMELHALCAIDPWFLRELEALVTHETELLAFPRETRLKELEARLPLLKRLGFSDARLARLCECAEQDVRALRHAAGLHPVYKRVDSCAAEFEADTAYLYSTWGEECEARPDSRPRMMILGSGPNRIGQGIEFDYCCVHAALALREAGFQTIMVNCNPETVSTDTDTSDRLYFEPLCLEEVLEIVRVERPSGVVIQYGGQTPLKLARALEEAGVPILGTPPAVIDLCEDRQRFHELVTRLGILQPAGDTARNAEQALALGEQLGYPLMVRPSYVLGGRSMEVVHDPDELGRWLKRVKIESGQGPVLLDRYLENSIELDVDLVCDGQRVLVAGIMQHIEEAGIHSGDSACSFPPHSLESSRLREVSQLVTRLALELGVVGLMNAQLALHPEGLFLLEVNPRASRTVPFIAKARGFALAKVGALVMSGMSLSDAAPDGLKDPGFVSVKQPVFPFGRFPGSDPLLGPEMKSTGEVMGMGRSFPEAFAFSQLAAGTRFPMEGRVFISVRDEDKPRAARLGARLHALGLDLLATGGTAAALHAGGIPCLRVPKVNEARLEGAAHIVDHIAGGGVDFLINTTGSGAAIADSFVIREAALRAQLGYTTTLAAAEAFASALENRQRPAPLSLQELLAHGYA, translated from the coding sequence ATGCCCGCACGCAAGGACATTTCCTCGATCCTGCTGATCGGCGCCGGTCCCATCGTGATCGGCCAGGCCTGCGAGTTCGACTACAGCGGCACCCAGGCCGTGCGCGCCCTGAAGGAAGAAGGCTACCGCGTGATCCTGGCCAATTCCAATCCGGCCACGATCATGACCGACCCGGAGCTGGCGGACGCGACCTACATCGAACCGCTGACCTGGCGCCGCCTGGCCGAGATCATCGAACGCGAGAAACCGGATGCCCTGCTGCCCACCATGGGTGGCCAGACGGCCCTGAATCTGACTCTGGAACTGGAGGCGCACGGCGTTCTGGCCATGCACGGAGTGGAACTGATCGGGGCCAGCGCACGGGCGATCCGCACCGCCGAAGACCGCGAACTGTTTCGCGACGCGATGGACCGCATAGGGCTGGCCAGCCCCGTGTCACGCATGGCCCGCACCATGGCCGAGGCGGAGAGCGCACGCCAGCACTTCGGCCTGCCCTGCGTGATCCGTCCTTCCTTCACCCTGGGCGGCAGCGGGGGCGGCATCGCGCGCAGTCCCGAGGAATTCCGCGAGATCTGCGCCCGCGGCCTGCAGGCATCGCCCACCAGCGAACTGCTGATCGAGGAAAGCCTGCTGGGCTGGAAGGAGTTCGAGCTGGAGGTGGTACGCGACCGGGCCGACAACGCGATCATCGTGTGCGCCATCGAAAACCTGGACCCCATGGGCGTGCACACGGGCGACTCGATCACGGTGGCTCCTCCGATGACCCTGACCGACAGGGAGTACCAGGGCCTGCGCGACGCCTCGATCGCCGTGCTGCGCGAGATCGGCGTGGACACCGGCGGCAGCAACGTGCAGTTCGCGGTGAACCCGCGCGATGGCCGCGCGGTGGTGATTGAAATGAATCCGCGTGTCTCGCGCAGCAGCGCGCTGGCCTCGAAGGCCACGGGATTTCCCATTGCCCGGGTGGCGGCCAAACTGGCCATCGGTTACACACTGGATGAGTTGAAGAACGAGCTGACCGGCGGGCGCACCCCGGCCTCCTTCGAGCCCAGCCTGGACTATGTGGTCGTCAAGGCACCGCGTTTCGCCTTCGAGAAGTTTCCCGCCGCACGCGCCTCGCTGGGTACCCAGATGAGTTCGGTGGGTGAGGCGATGGCCCTGGGCGGCAGTTTTGCCGAAGCGCTGCAGAAAGCTCTGCGCAGCCTGGAAAGCGGGCTGGAAGGGCTGGACGAACGCCCCTGTCCGACTCCCGACAGCGCCGGCCACTGGCCGCGCCCCCTGCTGGAGTCCTGCATCACGGTGGTCGGCCCGGAACGGCTGCTCTTCGTGGCCCAGGCCCTGCGCGAGGGCTGGTCGGTCATGGAACTGCACGCCCTGTGCGCCATTGACCCCTGGTTCCTGCGGGAGCTTGAGGCGCTGGTGACACACGAAACGGAGCTGCTTGCATTCCCCCGGGAGACACGTCTGAAGGAGCTTGAGGCGCGGCTGCCACTGCTGAAACGACTGGGATTCTCCGATGCCCGGCTGGCCCGTCTTTGTGAGTGCGCCGAACAGGACGTCCGGGCCCTGCGCCACGCCGCGGGACTGCACCCCGTGTACAAGCGCGTGGATTCCTGCGCGGCCGAGTTCGAGGCGGACACCGCCTACCTGTACAGCACCTGGGGCGAGGAGTGCGAGGCCCGCCCGGACAGTCGTCCCCGGATGATGATTCTGGGCAGCGGCCCCAACCGGATCGGCCAGGGCATCGAGTTCGACTATTGCTGCGTGCACGCCGCGCTCGCGCTGCGCGAGGCGGGCTTCCAGACCATCATGGTCAACTGCAATCCGGAAACCGTCTCGACAGACACCGATACCAGCGATCGCCTGTACTTCGAACCGCTCTGCCTGGAAGAAGTGCTCGAGATCGTGCGCGTCGAACGCCCCAGCGGAGTCGTGATCCAGTACGGCGGACAGACCCCGCTCAAGCTGGCCCGAGCCCTCGAGGAGGCCGGGGTTCCAATCCTGGGCACTCCGCCCGCGGTGATCGATCTCTGCGAGGATCGCCAGCGTTTCCACGAGCTGGTCACCCGGCTGGGCATCCTGCAACCCGCGGGTGATACGGCGCGCAACGCCGAGCAGGCCCTGGCGCTGGGCGAGCAACTGGGGTATCCCCTGATGGTACGGCCTTCCTATGTGCTCGGTGGCCGTTCGATGGAGGTGGTGCACGACCCGGACGAGCTGGGCCGCTGGCTCAAGCGGGTGAAGATCGAGAGCGGTCAGGGACCCGTGCTGCTCGACCGCTATCTCGAGAATTCGATCGAGCTGGATGTGGACCTGGTCTGCGACGGCCAGCGCGTGCTGGTGGCGGGCATCATGCAGCACATCGAGGAGGCGGGCATCCACTCGGGCGACAGCGCCTGCAGTTTTCCACCCCACAGCCTGGAATCGTCGCGCCTGCGAGAAGTATCACAACTGGTGACCCGCCTGGCTCTCGAGCTGGGCGTGGTGGGTCTGATGAATGCCCAGCTGGCCCTGCATCCCGAGGGTCTGTTCCTGCTGGAAGTCAATCCGCGGGCCTCGCGCACGGTGCCTTTCATCGCCAAGGCCCGGGGGTTTGCCCTGGCCAAGGTGGGAGCGCTGGTGATGAGCGGAATGAGTCTGTCCGACGCCGCTCCCGACGGTCTCAAGGATCCCGGTTTCGTCAGCGTGAAACAGCCCGTGTTTCCCTTCGGCCGTTTCCCGGGCAGTGATCCATTGCTGGGGCCCGAAATGAAGTCCACGGGAGAAGTGATGGGAATGGGACGCAGTTTCCCGGAGGCCTTCGCCTTTTCCCAGCTGGCCGCGGGCACGCGCTTTCCCATGGAAGGACGGGTCTTCATCAGCGTGCGCGACGAGGACAAGCCCCGCGCCGCGCGGCTGGGCGCCCGTCTGCATGCTCTGGGCCTGGACCTGCTGGCCACGGGCGGCACCGCCGCGGCACTGCATGCGGGCGGCATTCCCTGTCTGCGTGTGCCAAAGGTCAACGAGGCGCGGCTGGAAGGCGCGGCCCACATCGTGGATCACATCGCCGGGGGCGGGGTGGACTTTCTGATCAATACCACGGGGTCGGGTGCGGCCATTGCCGACAGTTTCGTGATTCGCGAGGCTGCGTTGCGAGCACAACTGGGCTACACCACCACCCTGGCTGCGGCCGAGGCGTTCGCCTCGGCCCTGGAGAATCGCCAGCGCCCCGCGCCACTCAGTCTGCAGGAGCTGCTGGCACACGGCTACGCCTGA
- a CDS encoding bifunctional GNAT family N-acetyltransferase/carbon-nitrogen hydrolase family protein has translation MNATHVEVRHLTREDMAELRAASEQVYQQEELATWNDVTIDTLLTIFPEGQICVCVDGVVVGCALSLIIDYPRFGDDHTYAQITGKMSFDTHDPYGDVLYGIEVFIHSKYRGLRLARRLYDARKELCENLNLRAIIAGGRMPTYAKHAASMSAKQFIEKVKTRELYDPVLSFQLANDFHVRKLLKGYLSGDRESLEYATLIEWPNMYYTRSVKLINTEKVEVRLGIVQWQMRAMSSLEDFFAQAEMFVDAVSDYKSDFVLFPELFNAPLMAEFNHLRVTESIRRLAGYTDAIREKFIEFAISYNINIISGSMPCLVDGKLYNSGFLCRRDGTWERYDKLHVTPAEARNWAMNAGNRIRVFDTDCGKIGIMVCYDVEFPEYSRLLADQGMNILFVPFLTDTQNGYTRVRHCAMARAIECECYVAIAGAVGNLAKVNNMDIQYAQSALFTPSDFSFPTTGIKAEATPNTEMTMIVDINLDLLKTLHNNGSVHAMRDRRNDLYRLELLRSDAGTEYGG, from the coding sequence ATGAACGCCACCCACGTGGAAGTGCGTCACTTGACCCGCGAGGACATGGCCGAACTGCGCGCCGCCAGTGAACAGGTCTACCAGCAGGAAGAGCTGGCCACCTGGAACGACGTGACCATCGATACCCTGCTGACCATCTTTCCCGAAGGCCAGATCTGTGTCTGCGTGGATGGGGTGGTGGTCGGCTGTGCCCTCTCGCTCATCATCGACTATCCGCGCTTCGGAGATGACCACACCTATGCCCAGATCACGGGAAAGATGAGCTTCGACACCCATGACCCTTACGGGGATGTGCTCTATGGAATCGAAGTCTTCATCCACTCGAAGTATCGCGGGCTGCGCCTGGCCCGGCGACTGTACGACGCGCGCAAGGAACTCTGCGAGAACCTGAATCTGCGGGCGATCATCGCGGGCGGGCGGATGCCCACCTACGCCAAACATGCCGCAAGCATGAGTGCCAAGCAGTTCATCGAGAAGGTCAAGACCCGCGAGCTCTACGACCCCGTGCTCAGTTTCCAGCTGGCCAATGATTTTCACGTGCGCAAGCTGCTCAAGGGATACCTGAGCGGCGACCGCGAGTCGCTGGAGTACGCCACCCTGATCGAGTGGCCCAATATGTACTACACGCGGTCGGTGAAACTGATCAACACGGAAAAAGTGGAAGTGCGGCTGGGAATCGTGCAGTGGCAGATGCGCGCCATGTCGTCGCTGGAGGATTTCTTCGCCCAGGCGGAGATGTTCGTGGACGCCGTCTCGGATTACAAGAGTGATTTCGTGCTCTTTCCCGAGCTCTTCAATGCGCCGCTGATGGCCGAGTTCAACCATCTGCGTGTCACCGAAAGCATTCGTCGTCTGGCGGGCTACACCGACGCGATCCGCGAGAAGTTCATCGAGTTCGCGATTTCGTACAACATCAACATCATCTCGGGCAGCATGCCCTGCCTCGTGGATGGCAAGCTGTACAACTCGGGCTTCCTCTGCCGCCGCGATGGCACCTGGGAGCGCTACGACAAGCTGCATGTGACACCTGCCGAAGCCAGAAACTGGGCGATGAACGCGGGCAACCGGATCCGGGTCTTCGACACCGACTGCGGCAAGATCGGGATCATGGTGTGTTACGATGTGGAATTCCCCGAATACTCGCGCCTGCTGGCCGACCAGGGCATGAACATTCTCTTCGTGCCCTTCCTGACCGATACCCAGAATGGCTACACGCGCGTGAGGCATTGCGCCATGGCCCGGGCCATCGAGTGCGAATGTTATGTGGCCATCGCCGGCGCGGTGGGAAACCTGGCCAAGGTGAACAACATGGACATCCAGTACGCCCAGTCCGCTCTGTTCACTCCCTCGGACTTCTCCTTTCCCACCACGGGCATCAAGGCCGAGGCGACGCCCAATACCGAAATGACCATGATCGTGGACATCAATCTGGACCTGCTGAAGACCCTGCACAACAATGGCAGTGTGCATGCCATGCGCGACCGGCGCAACGACCTGTACCGTCTGGAGCTGCTGCGATCGGATGCCGGAACCGAATACGGCGGCTGA
- a CDS encoding pyridoxal phosphate-dependent aminotransferase, translated as MSELTVHYMRWAKGHQHGTHDLASSGMPPVDPRRAGLLRDETLYLEAARGGDPGLPSLQQALADWIGGTPAMFQTGIGTSGINLLALRAIAAPGDTVLVETPVYEPLWKLPELFGMHVSHFRRDAFGDSSLRLEELERAWRPGTTAVVLSNLFNPGGNRLSNGELEMLADFARDRKLRVLLDEVYMPFCDGGHGHRQLSFLRSPLFISTLSLTKGWGLSCLRLGIMACRDEDIVRRADHLNDSVNVVHPFVSEHAGRQLISNPERLDLLLLPHLERIEENFRQLKDQCEARGIAVSQRSAGLCCFLRIPGEPELGAFCDRLLAERGVVVVDGGYFQAPGHLRIGLGATREHFDRGLEILLDQLGRLEH; from the coding sequence ATGAGCGAACTCACCGTCCACTACATGCGTTGGGCCAAGGGTCATCAACATGGCACACATGATCTGGCCTCCTCGGGCATGCCTCCCGTGGATCCGCGGCGGGCGGGACTGCTGCGCGACGAAACGCTGTACCTGGAAGCGGCACGCGGCGGTGATCCAGGCCTGCCCTCGCTGCAGCAGGCACTGGCCGACTGGATCGGTGGCACACCGGCCATGTTCCAGACCGGCATCGGCACCAGCGGAATCAACCTGCTGGCCCTGCGTGCCATTGCCGCACCCGGTGACACGGTGCTGGTGGAGACACCCGTTTACGAACCGCTCTGGAAACTGCCCGAACTCTTCGGCATGCACGTGAGCCACTTCCGGCGGGATGCCTTCGGCGACAGCAGCCTGCGACTGGAGGAACTGGAACGCGCCTGGCGTCCCGGCACGACCGCCGTGGTGCTGAGCAATCTTTTCAACCCGGGGGGCAACCGGCTCTCCAATGGCGAACTGGAAATGCTGGCCGACTTCGCCCGGGACCGCAAGCTGCGTGTGCTGCTGGACGAGGTCTACATGCCGTTCTGCGACGGCGGGCATGGCCACCGGCAGCTCTCCTTCCTGCGCTCGCCCCTTTTCATCAGCACGCTCAGCCTGACCAAGGGCTGGGGCCTCAGCTGCCTGCGCCTGGGCATCATGGCCTGCCGGGACGAGGACATCGTGAGACGCGCCGACCATCTGAACGACTCGGTCAACGTGGTGCATCCCTTCGTCAGCGAGCACGCGGGCCGCCAGTTGATTTCCAATCCCGAGCGACTGGACCTGCTCCTGCTGCCGCACCTGGAACGCATCGAGGAGAATTTCCGGCAGCTCAAGGACCAGTGCGAGGCGCGCGGCATCGCCGTCTCACAACGCTCGGCCGGCCTCTGCTGTTTTCTGCGCATCCCCGGCGAACCCGAACTGGGCGCCTTCTGCGACCGCCTGCTGGCCGAGCGTGGAGTGGTGGTCGTGGATGGGGGATACTTCCAGGCACCGGGCCACCTGCGCATCGGGCTGGGGGCCACGCGCGAGCATTTTGATCGGGGCCTCGAGATTCTGCTGGACCAGCTTGGCCGACTGGAGCACTGA
- a CDS encoding response regulator, which translates to MIEADQTYLNSLQLHDRTTPGTFISMEVTDTGSGMDSLTLERIFDPFFTTKFTGRGLGLAAVAGIVRGHKGGIFVTSTPGKGSSFRVLFPCSDLPVTPQSDDVLSVVSIARAKRLLIVDDEPVVREVLCNTLHQAGYKVVAAADGESGLALFRERAESWDLVLLDLTMPGMGGEEVFRLIREQKPALPILMMSGYDESEVTLRLDGQGSSGFLQKPLRPQQVLECIHSVLNPEGNGLA; encoded by the coding sequence TTGATCGAAGCGGATCAGACCTACCTGAACAGTCTCCAGCTGCACGACCGCACCACCCCCGGCACCTTCATCTCGATGGAAGTCACGGACACGGGGTCGGGCATGGACAGTCTGACCCTGGAACGGATCTTCGACCCCTTCTTCACCACCAAGTTCACGGGCCGTGGTCTGGGCTTGGCCGCCGTGGCCGGCATCGTGCGGGGACACAAGGGCGGAATCTTCGTGACCAGCACACCGGGAAAGGGCAGCAGCTTCCGTGTCCTCTTTCCGTGCTCGGATCTGCCCGTCACCCCGCAGAGTGACGATGTGCTCAGCGTAGTGAGCATTGCACGGGCGAAGCGTCTGCTGATCGTGGACGATGAGCCGGTGGTGCGGGAAGTCCTCTGCAACACGCTGCATCAGGCGGGTTACAAGGTCGTGGCGGCCGCCGATGGAGAATCGGGTCTGGCGCTGTTCCGGGAACGGGCCGAGTCCTGGGATCTGGTGCTGCTGGACCTGACCATGCCGGGCATGGGGGGCGAAGAGGTCTTTCGCCTGATCCGCGAACAGAAACCCGCGCTGCCCATTCTGATGATGAGCGGCTATGACGAGAGCGAAGTCACCCTGCGTCTGGACGGCCAGGGAAGTTCCGGCTTTCTGCAGAAACCCCTGCGGCCCCAGCAGGTTCTCGAGTGCATTCATTCGGTGCTGAACCCTGAAGGCAACGGGCTGGCCTGA
- a CDS encoding T9SS type A sorting domain-containing protein, translating to MSRRCVLATVASLQFICLSGFAQSVGHIVVLGDFELPSLISPDSVMAVSAGSLESLALLADGSLVSWGVPWAPMPDPTSSYRAISAGYSHNLALRSDSTVVAWGSNVAGESDSPQPNQDFVAISSCFHHSLALRSDGSVAAWGMNVEGQCSVPEPNADFVAVDGGDNFSIGLKADGSLVAWGSNTFGQCDIPEPNSNFTALSAGPDFVVALRADSSLVAWGRNLYGACTLPAPNEDFIAVSAGWTHCLALRADSSLAAWGGNFSGQCELQGANQSFLKLSAGYGHSLAIQRSLHTSALLEPDSLFFAPSLVHGSRSASFTLTNTGDLLLADTLRIPDAVFQLQGSPEFSLTSGESRTFELMFQSDQAGYFSSQLELGSVVGSLPCRASAHEVLMQVGPESECGTIDNPGNEPDATSGFLVDWNDGLIGLDVVPPPAQDLQAEIWIMGQIAWTGSTSSLQDAAAALDTLEIWLENDMEMHIEVRNGDQVWNENGALCDWTLELTGQQTPLRPGSLSLDAPVPNPFNPSTTLAYTLPVDGFVSLDLFNIQGALVRELVAQTQPAGRHSVIVDGSALASGLYLARLQTAQGVRSTRLLLLK from the coding sequence ATGTCACGTCGCTGCGTCCTGGCCACCGTGGCCAGTCTTCAGTTCATCTGCCTGTCCGGATTCGCACAGTCCGTGGGGCACATCGTCGTGCTGGGAGATTTCGAACTGCCATCCTTGATCTCTCCTGATTCGGTGATGGCCGTGAGTGCCGGCTCGCTGGAAAGTCTGGCCCTGCTGGCCGACGGCAGCCTGGTGTCCTGGGGAGTGCCCTGGGCGCCCATGCCCGACCCGACCTCCAGTTATCGAGCGATCTCCGCTGGTTATTCGCACAATCTGGCCCTGCGCAGCGACAGCACGGTGGTGGCCTGGGGCAGCAATGTGGCGGGAGAGTCCGACAGTCCGCAGCCCAATCAGGATTTCGTGGCGATCAGTTCCTGTTTCCACCACAGTCTGGCCCTGAGGTCCGATGGCAGCGTGGCCGCCTGGGGCATGAATGTGGAAGGCCAGTGCTCGGTGCCCGAGCCGAATGCGGACTTCGTGGCCGTGGATGGCGGCGACAACTTCAGCATCGGCCTCAAGGCCGACGGCAGCCTGGTCGCCTGGGGCTCCAACACCTTCGGTCAGTGCGACATTCCCGAACCCAACAGCAACTTCACCGCTCTGTCCGCCGGCCCCGATTTCGTGGTGGCGCTCAGGGCCGACAGCAGTCTGGTCGCCTGGGGACGCAATCTCTACGGAGCCTGCACACTTCCCGCGCCCAATGAAGATTTCATCGCGGTTTCCGCGGGCTGGACCCACTGTCTTGCCCTGCGTGCCGACAGCAGCCTGGCGGCCTGGGGCGGAAACTTCAGCGGCCAGTGCGAGCTGCAGGGAGCCAATCAGTCCTTCCTGAAACTGTCGGCCGGATACGGACACAGTCTGGCGATCCAGCGCAGCCTGCACACCAGTGCTCTTCTCGAGCCGGACAGCCTGTTCTTCGCCCCATCCCTCGTGCATGGCTCGCGCAGCGCATCGTTCACCCTGACCAACACGGGCGATCTGCTGCTGGCCGACACACTGCGCATTCCGGATGCTGTGTTCCAATTGCAGGGCTCGCCGGAGTTCAGCCTGACCAGCGGCGAGAGTCGCACCTTCGAACTGATGTTCCAGTCCGACCAGGCCGGCTACTTTTCCTCCCAGCTGGAGCTGGGCTCCGTGGTGGGCAGCCTGCCCTGCCGGGCCAGTGCCCATGAGGTGCTGATGCAGGTCGGGCCGGAGTCGGAGTGCGGCACCATTGACAACCCGGGCAACGAACCCGACGCCACCAGCGGATTTCTGGTGGACTGGAACGACGGGCTGATCGGGCTGGATGTGGTGCCTCCCCCGGCGCAGGACCTGCAGGCGGAGATCTGGATCATGGGCCAGATCGCCTGGACCGGTTCCACCTCCAGTCTGCAGGATGCCGCAGCCGCGCTGGACACCCTGGAGATCTGGCTGGAAAACGACATGGAAATGCACATCGAAGTGCGCAACGGAGACCAGGTCTGGAACGAGAACGGGGCGCTGTGTGACTGGACCCTGGAGCTCACCGGCCAGCAGACCCCCTTGCGTCCCGGGAGCCTGAGCCTGGACGCGCCCGTGCCCAACCCCTTCAATCCCAGCACCACCCTGGCGTATACCTTGCCCGTGGACGGATTCGTGAGTCTGGATCTCTTCAACATCCAGGGCGCCCTGGTGCGCGAACTGGTGGCCCAGACACAGCCGGCCGGACGTCATTCGGTGATCGTGGACGGCAGCGCACTGGCCTCGGGGCTCTATCTTGCCCGCCTGCAGACAGCCCAGGGAGTGCGCAGCACGCGCCTGCTGCTGCTGAAATAG
- a CDS encoding divalent-cation tolerance protein CutA has translation MDLRLVMTTVPDEDFAQRISLALVQEKLAACVSSIPISQSVYVWEGNLQKTAEIQLVIKTVSWKLEELAMRLSELHPYELPEFVVIKPEAAGTAWMSWVRTHTGGAQ, from the coding sequence ATGGATCTGCGACTGGTCATGACCACCGTGCCCGACGAAGACTTCGCCCAGCGGATCAGTCTGGCGCTGGTCCAGGAAAAACTGGCCGCCTGCGTGAGCAGCATTCCGATTTCCCAGTCGGTGTACGTCTGGGAAGGCAACCTGCAGAAAACGGCCGAAATTCAACTTGTGATCAAGACCGTCAGCTGGAAACTGGAAGAGCTGGCCATGCGCCTGTCCGAACTGCATCCTTATGAATTGCCCGAATTCGTCGTCATCAAACCCGAGGCGGCGGGCACGGCCTGGATGTCCTGGGTGCGCACACACACCGGAGGAGCGCAATGA